The Theobroma cacao cultivar B97-61/B2 chromosome 2, Criollo_cocoa_genome_V2, whole genome shotgun sequence genome includes the window ttttcccaatcaaaatatatagtattaatttaaaatatattttctctcaaattattataaaaacgaaagattaattacaaaaaaagaaaacattggATGATGTAAGTTAATTATAAACTATTCTCATTTTGTAGATAaacatataaacatatatattcccaaaataaaGTGTGATTTCTAATAATATGTCCATACACAGTTTGGgaagtataaaaaaatgaaagcagTCTTCTAGAGGTTTTGAGAAGTTTGATTCacagattgaattgaaaattgCTATAAAATCCACATTTGTTTTGATAGGGTCATTAGCCTTGAAATTGGCATTCTAGAATGTGCTCTTTGTCAAACATTAATCATATTTATCTGTCTTCAATGGCAGactattcttttcttcttgcaTTTTCAAAGTAGATTATTTATTATGCCttctacttttgttttttcttaacAAACGCGTGATGAGGATCGGGGCAACCCGCGGATTCCAGGTTGGATCCAGTCATCGCGTTAACCcaaaaactaaagaaaacGGACCAAATCCGTTATTGGGTCCATCTGGAAATGCAATCCATGGAGCTGCCGTGGTTAGTGACCTTGCTTTCCCCAGCCTTCCAAGCAATTTCGCTTCACCGAACAAAAAACTCAATCAAATCCCCCAGTCCCACCGCAGCCTCAAAGGGCGTTTCAGTCCTTTTAAAATACGCGTCACCTTTATTTTTGCTTTCGTCATAATTTTCCAAACTCTCTCTTCCTAGAATTCGAACAAGTTCTGTTCCTGAGATCGGCGATCAGAagccaaaaccaaaaaataaaataaataaataaataaataaaacaaacagAATGTCCAAGGCGGAGCAGCCGGTGGTTGGAGTTCCATACTATGTGGGGATGAATCCGTACCAGGCGGGAATGGTACCGCCCAACGCCATTTACGCTGATCCAAAGGGAATTCCGATTCAGCAAACCATGTATCGAGATACTCCTGCTCCTTTTAACTGCCCTTTCTGTGGTAATTCCGGACTCACCGTCGTCAGGTATTTACCTTTAACCCCCTTCCTTGCTTTTTATTCCTTACCTATTCCTACGATCCGCTTTCTCAAATTGGGAAACTTTGTGTTGATTGATATGAGGATCTTGTCGGTAATCTCTTTGTTGGGCTTTATGTCATGCGCcttaaaaaagggaaagaaacttttgggttttggtCTTGCAGTGTCAATTGAATgattgttttgcttctagtTGCTTGGGCATATCGAAATACTAATGTCTTTCTTatgatttaataatttaattgtatTGTTTTGGTGTGGCATGTGGCTTGTTGCTGTCGAGTTTTCTTGCTCATCATGCGTCTCTGTCTGTTTCTGGGAGTGTTTAACTGATAGTCTTGTTTATGCATATTGTGAGGACCAATTCTAATGAGAAGAACCTTCTCTTGCGTTCCAATCTTAGTTCTGAATTAGTGCAATTTGTTGTATAACTCGATGCAATGGCTTTGTTCTTCCGTTATTCCTTCTTGGGATATGGTGGACCATttaatgtaatgtgattataattattttactgtCTTCATTAAACTTTAAATTTCATGTGCAAATTCAGATCTAAACCTAGTCTGGCAGCAGTTGTTGG containing:
- the LOC18608877 gene encoding uncharacterized protein LOC18608877; this encodes MSKAEQPVVGVPYYVGMNPYQAGMVPPNAIYADPKGIPIQQTMYRDTPAPFNCPFCGNSGLTVVRSKPSLAAVVGCMMPFMLGICFLCPSMDCLWHKYHYCPKCTEKVASFEKSDPCAVVDVPQWKQESFAVPA